One Candidatus Nitrososphaera evergladensis SR1 genomic window, GCGAACATGGGACCCATTAGCACTATTTTTGGCTCCGCAACGCCTAAGGTTATCCATAACTATTTTGCCTAATTCGTCAAGTATCGCTGCTTAGATTTTGGGTAAAAGACGTGTGGCCGCCGGTCGGTACGGTTGGCGCGGCTTGCGGCCAAAGCGACGCCAAAAGCTAGCCGAAAATTACTTCTTTTTCGGTTTCGCCTTGGACTTCTTTGCCTTTTTAGCTGCCATTGTTCTAGTAGAGTGACAGCTTATTGATATTATTTTGGGTCTCCGGAATTTTTTGTACTCTAGCAACAACAAAAAAAATGCTGTCTGCGATTTTGCAGCATTACTTTGATGCCGCTGCGTCAAGGTTCTTCTTCATCATCCCCCTGATGGAGCTACTACCACCACCGTTCCTACCATGTTAGGATGGATGGCACAAAAGTACGGATATTCTCCTTCCTTGTCAAATGTATGGCTGAATACCTCGCCCCTTTTCAGCGGATTAGAGTCAAAGGCGCCGTCGCGCGAGGTCGCCGTGTGCGTGGCAGAATCGTCGTTTACCCAGGTAACCGTGTCTCCGGCCTTGACCCTGACTGGATTTGGACTGTACGAGTTGCTTTTTGAATTGTCAACTATGCTCACCTTTGTTCCATTTATGGCAGCAGGAGGTAAGCCTTGTTGTCGCGAATCTTTTGCTTGCTGCTGACCTATGCCATCTGGGATGTTGTTTCCAAGAACCTGTGCCGCCACGATGGCACCGGCTATGATGAATGACGCGATCACTATGGCTATTGAGAGTATCACGATTTTCCAAACCATGACATCAATAGCCAGATTTTTTGTTTTAACGCTTGTTTACCTGTCCTACGTAACTGAGTTACCTGAATGCTTATTTGGTTCGCCAATAGGTAAATGACCGGTGGCTGGAAAAAGAGAATGGCGACGATGCCCGCTGCTCTTGCTCCGGCCCCAGACAGCAAGACGCGTCTGTGGCAATTGAGTCAAATTGGTACATGCACATCGAGAGAGGATTTACATAAGGAAGGACATCATCTTGAAGCTAAGTGATTATGGGGAGCTCAACCAGAGCCAGCTGATGAGCTACTGCGGGCTCAACAACGTCAAGCACAAGCCGATTGTTGACGAACTGGTGGAAAAGGGCCTGATAATCAGGTTTGAAGAACCCTGGGGCGAGCAGAACAGGATAATCAAGTACAGAGTTTCAGAGAAGGGCAGAGAGATTGTCAAGGCAGTGCTAGAGCCGTACGAGCTATTGTTTCCAAGAGGGGAGGACAAGGAGAAGCAGAAATGATAAAGTCGCATGGTGCAGGTAACAGAGTTACTGCCTTCTTTATAATGCAGAGGAGGGAATCGCCTAGTGAGTGACTTGAAAGATCATAGCAGTGAAAAGAAAGGGACTGCGCACGAGAACCTGCTAGAGATACTGGACAACGTCATCAGGCAGCTGGATTTTACAAAAAAGATGATAATCATAATGGTGATCTCGTTTATCACCGTCGTGCCAGTTTCTGCCGTCGTAATCAATGCAGTGACTGGAGGCAACAACCTGGGAGTTGCAATCCCCATCATCGCAGTCACGGTTTTTTTCATATGGCTTGGGGTGGGCATCAGGCAGTGGATAGTGTTTTCGAGGTGGACGCGCAAATACCGCCTGTACAGGCAGCTGCAGAAGGACCTTGAAAAGAGGCTGGATTTTGAAAAGAACAATGAAGAAAAAAGTCAGGAAAAGAAGTGAGGACAGTGTGAAATCGCCTACGGCTGCTGTGTTATCCAAAGTAGTTTTTTTCGCCCGAAAAAAGAAGCGAGGACACATCCCCAGCCCCTGCTTTCTGTTTTTGCAGCTACATCTTCTTGCCCCATGTTTCGGCTGCACAAAGCCACTGCCGCAATTCCTCCTATGCGACGACAATCCTCCCAATTTTTAGACGCATCATGATTGTACGCTTTTTGAGTAGAGGAAGCGTCTAACGGGCAGCAGCAATCCCAGAAGCGACAGGACAATGAAAACAACTTGATGAACATGATCATTGCCCGGCGGCAATCCAAGTGCCAAATGCAGTAACCAGAAGACAGGATAATACCAAAGGGCAAGCCACGCCCATTTTTCTCCTCTTCTATAAGCCGTCAGGGTAATCATGACACCAAATATCCCCATTCCAGTTGTTGCGACGCCAATCGTTCGTAGTAGCAGTTCCTCTTCTTTAATGCCAGAGTAATCAGAGGAAATTTGCGGATATGCAGAAGTTATCAGTCCAAAACCAAGGATCCCGATCCCGGTGGCTAAAAGCAGCATCCAGCCGATTCTTAATGATTGCATGTTCAGAGCTCCATGATACACAAAAATATTTTAGGCGATTGTCCGGGCTCCGGACTATGCCATTGATGCCCTTTTGCTTACTTGCCATCTAGCATCGCCGTTCTCGCCAAATGCCTAAACTATTTTTGCTACATCAACATAACTTTGTAGTAGAGGGATTTGAAAACGAGAGCGGAGGAGCTAACGAACCCGGCAGTACAAGCGGTAGTAGCCGCGATGCGTGACGGCAATAGAGAGGCATTCTTTGCCGCGTTTGCCCCGTCGGCAGAGCTTACCGACGACGGTCACCCGCAGCCGCTGGAACAGTGGGCAGACAGGGAGATCTTTCAGGCACACGGCCATCTAGACGTGGAGCGAGAAGACAATAACGGGTTGGAGTTGGTCGGACCATTCCATTCGGATCAGTGGGACATGAAGACAATGTGGCGGTTCAGAGTCATAAATGGACGTGTACAGCGTCTCGATGTATCTGCCCTTTGAAGTTTCTATTGTATAGCATACAGAAGCTAGCATTTGTCGCTAGTAACCCATGATTTAGGCTCGACCTTGAAAATCCGGCGCGGCCGCTAGAAAACCTGCATAACCTTGCCCACACCTCCTTTCCCTTCATTACCATTCCAAAAGGAACGTCTCTTCAAAAGCATAGAATTGAACCATATCATTTACTAGCTGCTGAAATACCAATATTTTTAAATTCTCTAATGTATTTTACCATATTTGGGGATAGACTTATGTCACAAACAAATATCAGTATTATAGCTGATGCAATGCTGCAAAATCTTAGAGAAAGTTTAGGTGCAGAAGCATACGATATAGTAATGTCAAGAATAGTTAAGGACTACTTTGGTGAGAAGATAGACATACACACGGCAATAATTCAAAGACCTGAAGTATTTGAAAGTGCATTTGTAGATTTGCTAGGACAAATGGGCAGGATTCTTCTTACAAAGTTGTTAGACGACATTTGCCCTGAAAGTATTATAGATCTGCATTATTCAAAAGCTGGCGACTTTGCGAAATATGTCGTCGCAATCCAGAATGGCTAAGATTGAGAAAGACGCAAACTAGCAACCAGGCTTATCTCATGCATACCCGTCTTGCTTTTTCACTATGAGGTAGAGCAAAGATTTCAGCAACTCTCTTGCTTGCTCGTCATTCATAAATTTCAAAAATTCTGTGTTTACTCCAAGTTCGGTCAGTTTGCGCCGGTCATATGAAAAGTCATCCTCTACTGTTGTTGTTGTCAGAAACTCTGCTGAGTTGGCCGTACTCATTTTACCTTGAAAAAAGGTTTATTGCTAATATTCATTATACAAGCGGCATTCAAAAATATTTTAAATCGATTTCTTATGATACATTTCTACCTATATTCTACAAGAAAGCATCTTATCTGAAAAGTAGGCGCAGTTGATCAGAAAAAGAAAGCAGTTATGGATTGAAGCTCGATGCAGGTACTCAAGGTAGGCCAAGGAGGCTAGGCTGCCACGATATCAGGAAGGCGATTGATTATAGCATTCTTTCTCTTCTTTGTCAGACTCAAACACTAGAACTCAAGAACAAAATTACTTTCACCAAAACAGCAAATCAGAGCTGGCAAGATAGAATTGGAGAATCGCAATCCTGAATAAATATTAGGCTAGGCTAACAGTCTACGTCAATTCTTTTGGTCTAGGAGGATTGACGTCTACAGACAAGTCATCAGACATATCCCTACCCGGTTTCGGCAGCAACCGGGTAGGTCTAACCATTCTGATATCGTTTAT contains:
- a CDS encoding cupredoxin domain-containing protein, translated to MVWKIVILSIAIVIASFIIAGAIVAAQVLGNNIPDGIGQQQAKDSRQQGLPPAAINGTKVSIVDNSKSNSYSPNPVRVKAGDTVTWVNDDSATHTATSRDGAFDSNPLKRGEVFSHTFDKEGEYPYFCAIHPNMVGTVVVVAPSGG